TAGTCTGAGTCGGCGACTTTATGCCAAAGAATTCTTTTTATCTGTGTACCTATTCCCCCTCCCGGCATAGAAGTGCTATGATACTGCCACCTATCCCACTATACGCATGGAACAATAATATCTGCTGTgagtgggtgcctatcaccacgcAGCGCGTCCTCAATCTTCAAATAGAGGAACGGCCTCTGGACAAAAGGTTAGCtgcaaataaattgaataagcaacCGTGGACAGCCGATAGGCCTAGTCGTGAGTGTGATGAGCTCACACTGGCTAACGTACTAGAAACAATACGCAAGCACCACCACTCGTACACTCTCTATATATCTCCACTACAAACATCACAAACAGGGCCAAAAATCGCGGCCCTATAAGGTAGTTGGCCAAATTTTCGATAACGTAAGAAGATGATCGACTTCTTACGCATTTTAATGATtaatgttttcaaaataagtaacaaataatgtttatagtattttattaGGGTCTttctaaagaaaatttaaaaaaaatgaatgaaaacgatctaatatttaattagtaaatggaatttgaaaaaaatatcgcgaTTTAGCAATTGTCGATAGTGATGTTAAGGTTGGGAACAATTGTCGATAGCTGTTAGACCCAATTGTCGATAGTCGAAAATCATTAATGTTGAGCATTATTATTTCACACACAACCAAAATTTGAGTATTATTAGGCCTTAATAACAGGAAAGAAAGTTCAAATTGGGTTTGGATacgaaaaaacattttaaaacttACAAATTATTTCTAAAGACGACAGAGAGCTCGCATTTGAGGTTAGGGAGAGGTTAAGTTTTATGTTACGTTAAAAGACACGTACTTTTACTGTCGTAACTACAAAAGGGTGCGTTAAAAGTTGACATAACTACTTTTAAAAGTTGAAGAGAGACTGAGAGAGGCATTTGGTGAAAAATATGTACGAATTTTGTACACAATTGTTAATTATCGACAATTGATTCCTATACGCATAACGGAGACGGTATTCTCGATAGTCTAATTAAgacgattaaaataaaaatatcacaAATTGTACATAAAATGTTGCTTCATTTGTGTAATATGAAGTTGATTAAGGCTTTAATGttccataaaatatttattttatggaTGAAAACGCAATTTCAATGTTAGCTGTCAGATGCGCTCGTAGATAAGCAGACCTCCACAAATTCATTGTATCTGACTTCAACATATCGTATGgatgattattaaaaaaataacgctATTTTAGCATTTATAAGTAAAGCTATGTTTTCGTTGATGATGTACGAatgtattttatgtatttttgtgAAGCAAATTAATTCAAAACAACTCAAAAACGTATAATTTCTTGAAGTTATCCACAATTGGGTCGCTATCGAGAATGGGGCCAACTACCTTATACTTTGAAATTTGGTTTTCTAACCTCAAGAAAAATTTTGCGAAtgcatttatattattattattgcactTATGCCCGTTCTCCCGATATCTGTTTGAAAGCTATTAACCTAATCTTTCTtgacaaaaaaagattcatctTAAAAGATTACTTTATTAGCGAAATATTGCGGGTTGAAATTTATCTCGGTATATTTCGTTTCGCTTAGAGCGTTGCTTCTCTCCCCTGAAATCAGATCCTAtccggtcacgtgacttccgATCATTGATAGCGCGAAAATTTGAATGAAATTAAAACTGAGATGtattcgtgcagatattatttgaatttgtaaaaagcaattttttttatttgatgtgGACTACGTACTAGGCCTTTACTAGACCATTACTCTATAAAAGTGGTGAAatcttctataaaaataactttttcaaaaggCGAAACGttggcgaaaaaaaatttctttataaaaGTTGTAGCCCGAGAGCTAGGGTGGTTTTCGTAGCCGATGGGGTTCCACGGCAACAccaaattttttcttatgtacTTTTGCccgctgaacacgaatttcgAGGTTGCTCAGCCGGAAAATGCCGAGCAAAATTTTGACAGCCGATTTTTCGGGAAAACGTGAAAGGGTAACATTTTTcacattaaaaaattgatcgTATTCTTCATGGAATTTGAAGACAAAAGTAatctattaaatttttttatgatgCATTCTTTTCCCGTAAAAAATCATCAAAGTTGGCAAAAAAACGTAAATTTTCCGATTTTTGTAAACTTTGATGATTTTTCAGGGGAAAATAAtgcattttatgaaaaaatttaatagaatACTTTTGTCTTCAAATTGCATGAAGAATatgaagtaattttttttatgtgacAACGGTTACCCCTCCATGTTTTCCCGGAAAATCGGCCGTCAAAATTATCCTGCGCATTTTCCGGCTGAGCAATCTcgaaattcgtgttcagcggGCAAAAATACATAAGAAAAACTTTGGTGTTGCCGTGGAACCCCATCGGCTACGAAAACCACCCTAGCTCTCGGACTATAGTGATATCTCCGAAATATAAAAGTCAAGGAATTTTATTCATCTTTTAGATATATGCATGTAGGTACATTATgtcagaaaataaaatattgtcaaCTGTAATTCTTAATTTGTACAACAGTTCAAATTCattaatatcaatttttctatgtattttttgaaatgtgcCTACATGCTTATAtctaaaaaatgaataaaattacttGACTTTTATATTTTGGAATTGCACtacttttttaaagaaagtTTTACTCGACAATGTTTTAccttttgaaaagttttttttttctaaaagatatgatatattttaacttGTAAACATACATTTCTtcctataattaattatttaatcaatataggattacaaaaatgttgatgatCGTAGAAAGCCATACAAGAAAAACATTGTGTTTTTGGATTTTCATTTTGtcttattttatcaaaacttacaggcaGAATGGTTATCTAATACAAATATCATGCTACATTAATGtttctttcaaattttcatccctggtagaaatgttcacCATTTATTCGCCAATCGTTGTTCAGTTTCATCTGTGTTGGACAACGGATTCAGCATTCATTCGTCAATAAACCCCCTTATTACGTCACGTTTTTACGTATCCGTTGGTAAGCAGTCggacaattttaaaaatcgtacAAAAAGAAGATAAATCATTATTGtctgcacaaataatttatttataagatttcattattaataaacaagcatAGGATCGAAAATAATACGCTTTCGACATCGTAGACTTAAATTACATGTATGTAAAGTTTGCTCTATTTTGGGGTTATATGTTTGACGGTATACGCAGGAGTAGACTATTGCGCCAGCTATttagtgcgcatgcgcggcCACATGTTTACTAGCAGGCTCACACTAGACTTGCAATGCATAGATTTAGTTTACCACAAAAATAATGTATGGCCATACTTGACGGACACGTTTGTTTAAAGTTTGTAGGTGAACTATACCAAGTAAGAAACAAGAACGTCTCATTTATAActattaatatatattgacattaaattgttataaactggtaattttgcttcctcttagaggaagctttgtaatagtaaaattctgagtttcgtcaaaacttctagaaaatactttttggtgtgttagaaatgaccgtatggatgtgtgtgtgtatgtataccgtaatatttctggaactactcggtcaatatcaataaaatttgacatgcatgtatatttttggattctaaattcgggaaaaacatttattttttatttttcaaactattttttattttatgtccaatttttgatttttgaaaaacactatttttcatttttttcaatcatcccatcattacaaacaattcagctaatgtgcatttgaaagagaataaaattacctacttttccccatttagtcctcgggatcgaccgctttgttcggcagataaaataaaaaaggtgattttttttttaaattcatttctCTGAAACGAAACATCATAACCTTACGAAGAAAATGAcgtcgatgggtcacgtgtcaaactatatcccattaaaatttcaagtgatttgactacttattttttcagtaattgtgcctcgattaaggaagtaaaaaggctttattgcacttgagattttgggaaaaagtagatattttatgtgtcttggctaagttcattgggCAGTTTTCAAAtgcctatggttcttaagatatcaaggtttcaatattttttgattcctcatatctctaaaacaatgcagtcaaatacttaaaaattttatttggtgattaaccataaaaaaagctattttctgataaaattttaaacgatttcgtcgagcggttctcaagtaaagaactaaaatgtaaaaactgatttttcttaaaacttttACTTCCTCTTACAGGGGTGTCGTagcacgtcgttaaagtccctccctattaatttatgtcaaaatgatatatatatatatatatatatatatatatatatatatatatatatatatatatatatatatatatatatatatatatatatatatatatatatatatatatacatcagTATGACATATAGTACATGAGTACTGCCAATCCTTGGGCAGATGGCTTGCTGAAACGCATTCCAACTTATTCAGATccacaatattttgtattatttttaatttttttatatttaaataatattttatctattggaactatacatttagttggaggaagctacgtgccaatgaattggcagcggtttttatattattttatattaattatatcgaTCGAATCAGATACAGCTAACAgttcttttaattatttaattatagaaTATTACATATTATCGgatatagatatctttaagtgAAACAATTATTTCATCGTTCGATACAGTTAGTTGCACGCAGCATAAACCTTAAACAAACCTGTCCGTCCAGTATGCTCATACATTATTGTTATACAAATATACAGATACCAACAAAGAATAAACTTTTTAGTAGCTAAATTTCCATtactaacatttttttgtgtcataataaactaatagcaataatgataataatacaaCTCGACAATTTTGTAACTGATTTCACAACTTTCTTTGATTTGAAttagtaataatataaaactTGTAATATTGGAAAATTGTAATGGTTTAATACAAAATTGAAAAGCTACACCTTTTTGTTAAACTAcaagaatttatttatatatttatattattaaaatgttaatcaGCTTATATAGTAATAATTATTCTGTAGCGATAATATGAAACTTATACTCGCCAAGTTTATACCTTTCAGAAAGGTTTATTACAGATATATAGTCTTATATAGTGACTGCCGAAATAAGCATGACTGCATTAAGGGGACAAAACACGTTGAAAACcttaaaaaaagaatcatttttaaattttcatgctTAATTGcgattaatttgaaatttgttaAACTTAAATAACTTAACTTTACCTAAATTGTAAGATTTTTGCAAGTCTTTTGGGGCCTAATGCACcccgataaaaaaattaaagactgataaaacttttttagtACTGTCCTCACGATTCCTGAACAAGGCATGTATGAAATGGGATGAAAATTTGTTAACATACTTCTGAAGCCATTAGTTTCGAGATGAATGAaggaaatttaatttaaacgaTTTGTCCGGGAATCGTGTGGACAGTGCTAAAAAGGTTTTATCAGTGCTTCATTTTTTATCGGAGTGCATTAGGCCCAAAAagactttaaaaaatatgaaaatatacaCTGATAATAAGGTTAAGTAAAAATTACTGCCTGTCCGGTAAAAATTACAATACTGCCGAGTAAAACAGCCAtagacttttaaaaaagtatcaaaattcCTAGACCAccatataaattttactttttagtaTTGTAATTTTTGTACAACTGGAATTTTTACAATACTGCATATGAGTTTTCGCCCTAACTAAATAGGTCTGTTcctttattaatatataaggACAATTCGAATTATTCGACACAAGTGAATCGGTGGCGCAGTCGGTAAAGGCTTTGCCTATAAAACCAAAGGTCGCCCGTTCGATCCCAAGTCAAGTcagattttttcagaataaaaaattaaaatataggTAATTCTAGAAACATCCCAACAAAAACACTGGCAGTTGACTAATAATAATTAGCTAGGAATTAATCATTTTTcggcattttaaaaaatacatagaaattacttaacaaaaaattacaatactgatttgtaaaatttacttgacctttttctcagtgtaggtaaagttaagttattgaagggtaaaaaatttcaaatcaatCGGAATTATGcgtgaaaatttaaaaatgattcttttttgcaggttttaaaagtgttttgtcatcttaaaaaaaattattattcctcCGGGCCTTCGGCAGACGGCCGGTTGAATTCGACACAAATTACGTGTTTTTGTATATAAAGGATATTTACGCCCGTGTAGCAGACGAAATTGTTTCTCTACCGCTGACTCGATAAAGTCAGTCGGTTCACATGACTGTTTTATCGCGTCTAACCTAACATTAATCCCACCGAAAGTTGCGTGACCGGATGAAGGTAGAGGATGATAATACTAGGGTTACCCTGGGTCCGGAATATATAGTTTATAAACTTTTGGAAACGTAGAATAATTGCCCGCAATTCGCCTGAtccaaatatttatataattttcttgATAATAATGTtgataacaaataattatgttATTTGCAATAATCCTAGTGACTTTTGTCTAGTGACTTAAGTTCGTATGcgtttgaggttagaaaatattcaactaaagcaatgataattatttgtatCAACATTATTATCAAGAAAATCATATAAATCATGATATATTTGGATCGGGCAAATTGCGGAAAAAATTGCTAGCCCTATACAATTTAGAAATGCAATGTCAAAGCTGCGATAATCTCGGAAAATCaaaatgcatattttattaccgacatAGGGGCAATCATAATGATATGAATGCATTTGGAAATTTTTGTTGAGGTTACAGAACCCAATTTGAAGTATACAAGAGCCGCGATCCGCGCCGTTGTCGTGTCGTACATACTTCGTATACTTTTACTCGCCAGCGCGGCACTGTCGCACCCCTTGATTAGACATTTTATGTTTACTGGAgcattttattgtttattgccttcgattttatttatcgctgtttattattttttacttttctccATGTAATAATTTGTGATAATAACTATTGTTTAATGGACTTAGATATGCCCCGATACGTGTCGAAGTGAAGTATTCGACTTACCAATCCAGAATGCGGACCGAACGATTAAATAACGTACCACCCGTTCCTCAAACTTTGGCAGGATTAGCTAATGTTTTGGCAGATTATCCACCCGTGAGAAACTATTATAGAGGATGTGCACGGGGAACATATGGTTCGATTGGTCTCGTTTTTATTCACGATAGTATGCTTGAGCCCCTATCAAGGTGCAGACAATTATACGCTGATGGGACCTTTAAAGTAAAAGTTTATACTAATGTTTATTACACtaatatgtatgtatgcaatttataagaatttataaattatagatAAGGCCAAGGAAACCCCACTGTGCGCAGGTGTTTATCGTTCACTTTCGAAAGATGAATACAGtaagttaataaataattgtttaaaaacGACTGGTATATATACTCGGTGACAGTTGATCCTCGTGGAACGTTTTAGAAATCGTACTTTTTGATGTTAGGGTTTGTAAATGCACCAATCTGattggagcatttcaaaaatatttcacgAGAATTAACTACCGCCGACTTAGGTGAtacatgaaaaaatatttccataaattttaatatcctATTCTAAGAAACGGAAGAGCATTGTACATGAATGTGTGTAGTGTAAAGGGCCCATTCGGCATTTAATTGCCTTTAGTATAATAACTTTAAGTATCTTTATCGTCTAAGCAAATTACTAATTCAAAATAGCAATCGCTACCTCTTTTGCTACTTATTTCTCGACACAATAGAAAAGCATGATATATATTACACTAATTTTGCTTATTATGATTCAAGTGCATCTTgtatttatgttaaaaaatgttatttgtAGAGATTTCCTGCCATTTATGTTCTTGCGAGTTCAAGAACCACTGCCATGTACAATGCTATATGGGATAAAGTTTTTGAAACCGTTCCCAACTTAAGAAGAAATATCCTATCTGTAATGGGTGATTTTGAAAGATCTCACATAAACAGTGGTCGTGAGAAATTTCCAACTGCAACTATTTCCGGTTGTGAATTTCACTATAAGCAggtgattatttatttatttccagtaggacaaatttttaaaatgatttctCTGGTAAAAATatcgagattttttctattaacttCAAAATTTCATTAAGGAAGTTCTATAGGTACTGCTCTAGTTAAAATGTGTGCCCTTTTTATTTATGGTTTATTTGTGTGATCTACTTAGCTAAAAAGCTGCACATATTAACTATcataaaataatgattatacaTTCCATTTATACAATTCTATGTATcctaattatttatgaaaaatttcctACCGGCGTTGATttgactcattttttttttaggtttAATGTACgttttttgtattcaataaatttttactataactttgtcacttAGAGCCATTGAACGCTACTTTGTAGAAGTAAATAATaactttagaaaaataaaaactttaataacTTCTATTATATGCCATGTGCCTTCTGAAATTTATATGGATGTTTTTGAGATATATACCAACTTGTAAACGAAATTCTAAATATATCGATATGTTAATTCCATTACCGATAGAACCTCTTTAAATACACAAATGTATGACAGACTTATACGTCATAGACTTTGTCACACAAAAATTCACAAGTTGCAAGAATAGGAAAAGAATTCTAAATTATATGGTTCTACTTAGCATTTTTATGTTACCTTGAAATTAATAACGAATATAATTTGGCTTTAGCGGTACTGATGTGCTACTGAGAGAAGGGCCGGTCACGTCGAGATCCGTATGATTCGTCTGCATTTAATTCGTTcttatttcaaaaaaaaaggattttgtaccaaaaacatttttgtagCATCACTCATTAAAAATGCAATCCAAGTGGTTAAAGTATAAAAGATAAAGTACGGTTTTTTTAATAGCCAAGATAAAAATACATCTCAAAAAACCAATTACGCCCCATTGATGGGACGTAATGGGTTTCACAGTAGAGCATGATAGGTTTTTGATATATCAAACAATAAACAGAatatagttatatttttaCGAATGTAATTTGAACGTATACGAATTTAAAGGTGtaataattttagaatttgaagaaaagataaattttataaaagttatCAACATCTCAAAATAATTGGGCAAAAAGGCGAGGTTAAATCTGTTTATATGTTGCtcataaaaatgtaattttcttcattttttgcattatatCATGCAATTAcagtttaatataaaatactattaacaaaaaaagttatttaaatttctattcTATCATCTTGTTTTCAGTGATTATTTATTGCTTAATAATCCACGCGCAACAGGCTAAAAATTTTATCTGTAAATTTCAATACTTCAAACGATTTTGAATGCTCATGGTGATAAAGGAAGGATACATTGTATCCTTATATTCCAATCCGTTAAAGAATTTGCAAGTCAAAAGTCctttatgtttaaataaatcgaaaactcaTTCTACCCGGCAATCCCGTCGTGCCCTGCCGTCCCCTATTAAGTCGAACAGTTAAACTCTTTTATTTCATACCAGATTGTATTCGttgtcttaaaaatattataataatgtagaaataaatattatttattaaggCTTTAGCAAAATCTTGGAACGAAAATATCCCTATGGAATTCGAGTACATCCTGGAGAGGGCTTATGCGGTAGCACATTTGCCTCCAGACAAAGTTGGAGAAGGATTTATGCACATCACTAGCCTTGTTGATAATGTAGCAAATGGAAATGGCGTTAATCCAGCTATACTACAAAAGCTGCAAGATTTTGCAGCTTACCTAAGAAGATATTGGCTACCACTTGCTGAAGTATTGTCAGTCTTCCAAAAACCCGTTAGGTCCAATAATACTTGTGACAATTTTCACTTATATGCAGCAAAGAAAATGGGAATACGTTCCAACGTTTATAGAATGTTAggtaaatacaataattattgatatactgaaaacaatattatattacggaagtattttctttttattgaaatgcttattaaataatttattgaacaaAATCGTAGTTTATTAAAGGTTGAGTTTTAGTTTGTTATCAAACTTTAATTTATTAAGATTTTCTTAAAGTTTGCCTActtatttttatacgaaacCCCTGGTTAAAAATTCCCGATATCTTGTAGACGGTAATATACAAGCCCGATAGATTCGTTTTTTCACAAGAAAGTATAACAAATTCTACTTGGAATCTCGATATcgtgtataacaaatatattaGCACACACACATTAGTTTGCTTACAGCATAGTACACTACATTTGACTATAATTGCAGCTAATAAATCAGTCGAAtccattattattaatttgttttattttaaaatgattctaataaacaatatttaaaacaattatGCGATACTCTTCATTTCACTTAAATGAACCATCAATCTCAATTTACTAATCTATAgctcaaaaaaatattattgataaactGTACCATTATATACTAGAGCAAATGTCTCATTTATCAAGTATAAACTTAATATGAACATATTAAATCATTTATTGTGGCTATCCGATTActtgaaataatttcaaattttgcttgGTATCGGTCATTggacaaaatataaaatcgacTAATTACAATGACAatatcataaattttatttaaactttttcatGAACTTCGTACGTTGCCAAATAACGTAATAATGAGTAACTATTGATTTATACTTTACATTAGTATTTATACAAGctaataaaaaatcaacaaaatttAAACCATCGTGTCGTAATTCTTGATTTTGGATgatttcaatttttgaatAGATTCtgaagtataaataaaaatttacttattattactctttttgaaaatgccaGAAGTTAATGAATATGTTTAAAGAAAATGTATGGCATTATCATTGTAATTAAATTGATAGATATTTTGGactaatatttaaaatttttatataaaataatcggAAAGCTATAATGAATGCTGTAAAAGGTTTATATTAAGTTTATTCTTGTTATTTAAGACATTAGCATTATTATAATGGTacagtttataaataatattgagTTGTTGGCTAAAGATATCATAAgtaataaattgaaattgatGACTCGGTCCAGTTGAGTAAAATGAAGAGTATAACATAATTGTCATTGTAAAGATTGTTCGGTATAGAGtcgtaaataaaacaaaaagggGATGTCGTAGCTAAAAACACCTTTTTTAACACAGGCTGCGCGAAATCGCGTGCGTTCAATCGCATTTCGCGCCGCctgtgttaaaaaataatgatcgaTACTCGCACTAGTATCgaaatgtattattttctgttccctataactttttgaataaagcttgcaatggAAAACTGGCTCTGTATCGCTATAGGATTTggtttaataaatcattctaCCCAATgaaatttcgatcggacttttagtttttcaaaaatcttggCAATACGAGCTGGTGTTTACGCGTGTTCACGCGATTACAGCGCCAactttaaaatctaattttactaCTAACTTCtgaaataaagcttgcaatgaaaaaccaagcctgtagcgccgtagtattaagtttaataaatcattctaccaaaagaaatt
The nucleotide sequence above comes from Nasonia vitripennis strain AsymCx chromosome 1 unlocalized genomic scaffold, Nvit_psr_1.1 chr1_random0003, whole genome shotgun sequence. Encoded proteins:
- the LOC107981926 gene encoding uncharacterized protein LOC107981926; this encodes MEQDKQVNIIHHWRILSNVMRRMNTFKMIRLRGKQSNTAKYYFDCHIYYHDGRGSSTIFRCKEKNCSGSVARVYVEHFNNLDHPEVVYEHNHDKDDNVLLKEDFKEELEMLARTTFDDFRDIFDTVRRKEQYAPIRVEVKYSTYQSRMRTERLNNVPPVPQTLAGLANVLADYPPVRNYYRGCARGTYGSIGLVFIHDSMLEPLSRCRQLYADGTFKIRPRKPHCAQVFIVHFRKMNTRFPAIYVLASSRTTAMYNAIWDKVFETVPNLRRNILSVMGDFERSHINSGREKFPTATISGCEFHYKQALAKSWNENIPMEFEYILERAYAVAHLPPDKVGEGFMHITSLVDNVANGNGVNPAILQKLQDFAAYLRRYWLPLAEVLSVFQKPVRSNNTCDNFHLYAAKKMGIRSNVYRMLDGMGAQMNKTAANIEWLNEVL